The following nucleotide sequence is from Nitrospira sp..
GCGGCGGCAATCGCGCCCGCCACCAGGTCGGCGTTAATGTTGTACGTATTGCCTTCCCGGTCCGTTCCGATCGGCGCGATGACAGGAATGTAATTGTCTTCCTGGAGCTTCAAGAGCAGCGTGGGATCGATCGATTTCACATCGCCCACAAACCCGAAATCGGCGTCCGAGTCATCCGAATCGAGGTCCTTTTCGATGCTTTCCGCCCAGGCCTTCGCCGTGAGCGGCTTGGTCAACATCAACCCGCCGTCCTTGCCGCTGAGCCCAACCGCCTGCCCGCCGTGTCGATTCAGGAGATCGACGATCTCCATGTTGATCCGACCCGCCAGTACCATCTCCACAATTTCCATCGTGGCCGCATCCGTCACCCGCACCCCGTGCCGAAACTTCGCGACCATTCCCAGTCGATCCAGCATCTGATCGATTTGCGGACCGCCGCCATGCACGATCACGGGATTCAGCCCGACATACTTCAGCAGCACGACATTCTGAGCAAACCGTTCTTTCAGGGGCGCATCGGTCATGGCATGCCCCCCGTATTTAATGACGACGGTCTTGCCCTTGAAGGTCCGGATGTAGGGCAGTGCCTCGATCAGGACGTCCGCTTTCTTAATCAGTTTGTTCATGCATTCCCCCGCTCCAACCTGCCGCCTACAGAATATAGCGGCTTAAGTCTTGATCCTTCACAATGTTCTGCAAACGCTCCCGCACATACCCGGCGTCCACGACAATGGCCTTTTCGTTCATCTCGGAGCCTTCGAACGACACCTGTTCGAGCAACCGCTCCATGATCGTAAAGAGCCGCCGCGCACCGATGTTTTCCGTCCGTTCGTTGACCTGCACGGCCGTCGCCGCAATCTCCGCCAATCCGTCATCCGTAAACTCGACCGTGAGGCCTTCCGTCGCCATCAACGCCTGATACTGACGCACCAGCGCACCCCGCGGTTCGGTCAGGATACGCACGAAGTCGTCTTTGGT
It contains:
- the argB gene encoding acetylglutamate kinase, translating into MNKLIKKADVLIEALPYIRTFKGKTVVIKYGGHAMTDAPLKERFAQNVVLLKYVGLNPVIVHGGGPQIDQMLDRLGMVAKFRHGVRVTDAATMEIVEMVLAGRINMEIVDLLNRHGGQAVGLSGKDGGLMLTKPLTAKAWAESIEKDLDSDDSDADFGFVGDVKSIDPTLLLKLQEDNYIPVIAPIGTDREGNTYNINADLVAGAIAAALKAEKLVMLTDVKGIRDANGRHLPTVSRKDVQRMVKRGTISEGMLPKVHACLDALAGGVGKAHIIDGRTPHAILLEIFTHKGIGTEIVA